In Streptomyces puniciscabiei, a single genomic region encodes these proteins:
- a CDS encoding LysR substrate-binding domain-containing protein: MSNGKRRQPSLAQLRAFAAVAEHLHFRDAAAAIGMSQPALSGAVSALEETLGVTLLERTTRKVLLSPAGERLAVRTKAVLDAVGALLEEAEAVRAPFTGVLRLGVIPTVAPYLLPTVLRLVHERYPHLDLQVHEEQTASLIDGLGSGRLDLLLLAVPLGVPGVVELPLFDEDFVLVTPLDHWLGGREGIPRAALKELNLLLLDEGHCLRDQALDICREAGREDAPVTTTAAGLSTLVQLVAGGLGCTLLPRTALKLETARSSQLLTGSFADPAPSRRVAFAMRAGAARSAEYEELAVALRGALGSLPVRVLA; the protein is encoded by the coding sequence ATGAGTAACGGCAAGCGGAGGCAGCCGAGCCTCGCACAGCTGCGTGCCTTCGCCGCCGTCGCCGAGCATCTGCACTTCCGGGACGCGGCGGCCGCCATCGGGATGAGCCAGCCCGCCCTGTCCGGCGCGGTCTCGGCGCTGGAGGAGACCCTCGGGGTGACCCTCCTCGAGCGTACGACGCGCAAGGTGCTGCTCTCGCCCGCCGGTGAGCGCCTCGCCGTACGGACGAAGGCGGTGCTGGACGCGGTCGGGGCGCTGCTGGAGGAGGCCGAGGCGGTGCGTGCGCCGTTCACGGGCGTCCTGCGCCTCGGGGTGATCCCCACGGTCGCGCCGTACCTCCTGCCGACCGTGCTGCGGCTGGTCCACGAGCGCTATCCGCACCTCGACCTCCAGGTGCACGAGGAGCAGACCGCCAGCCTGATCGACGGCCTGGGCTCCGGCCGCCTCGACCTGCTGTTGCTCGCCGTCCCGCTCGGCGTGCCCGGAGTCGTCGAACTCCCGCTGTTCGACGAGGACTTCGTGCTCGTCACCCCGCTCGACCACTGGCTCGGCGGCCGCGAGGGCATCCCGCGCGCGGCGCTCAAGGAGCTGAACCTGCTGCTCCTGGACGAGGGCCACTGCCTGCGGGACCAGGCGCTCGACATCTGCCGGGAGGCGGGCCGCGAGGACGCCCCGGTCACGACCACCGCCGCCGGGCTGTCGACGCTGGTCCAGCTGGTCGCCGGCGGCCTCGGCTGCACGCTGCTGCCCCGTACGGCCCTGAAGCTGGAGACCGCGCGCAGCAGCCAGCTGCTCACCGGCTCCTTCGCCGACCCGGCCCCGAGCCGCCGGGTCGCCTTCGCGATGCGGGCGGGGGCGGCGCGCTCCGCGGAGTACGAGGAGCTGGCCGTGGCTCTGCGGGGGGCGTTGGGTTCGTTGCCGGTACGGGTGCTGGCGTAG
- a CDS encoding peroxiredoxin has product MLTVGDKFPEFELTACVSLEKGKEFEQIHHKSYEGKWLVVFAWPKDFTFVCPTEIAAFGKLNDEFADRDAQILGFSGDSEFVHHAWRKDHPDLTDLPFPMMADSKHELMRDLGIEGEDGFAQRAVFIVDPNREIQFTMVTAGSVGRNPKEVLRVLDALQTDELCPCNWTKGEDTLDPVALLAGE; this is encoded by the coding sequence GTGCTCACTGTCGGTGACAAGTTCCCCGAGTTCGAACTGACCGCCTGCGTCTCGCTGGAGAAGGGCAAGGAGTTCGAGCAGATCCACCACAAGTCCTACGAGGGCAAGTGGCTGGTCGTCTTCGCGTGGCCGAAGGACTTCACCTTCGTCTGCCCGACCGAGATCGCCGCGTTCGGGAAGCTGAACGACGAGTTCGCCGACCGCGACGCCCAGATCCTCGGCTTCTCCGGTGACTCCGAGTTCGTCCACCACGCCTGGCGCAAGGACCACCCGGACCTGACCGACCTGCCGTTCCCGATGATGGCCGACTCCAAGCACGAGCTGATGCGCGACCTGGGCATCGAGGGCGAGGACGGCTTCGCGCAGCGCGCCGTCTTCATCGTCGACCCGAACCGCGAGATCCAGTTCACGATGGTCACCGCCGGTTCCGTGGGCCGTAACCCCAAGGAGGTCCTGCGGGTCCTGGACGCCCTGCAGACCGACGAGCTGTGCCCGTGCAACTGGACCAAGGGTGAGGACACCCTGGACCCGGTCGCGCTGCTGGCCGGTGAGTGA
- a CDS encoding alkyl hydroperoxide reductase: protein MSLDSLKSRVPDYAKDLKLNLGSVIGNSDLPAQQLWGTVLATAIASRSPIVLRELEPEAKANLSPEAYQAAKSAAAIMAMNNVFYRTRHLLSDHEYGTLRAGLRMNVIGNPGVEKVDFELWSFAVSAINGCGMCLDSHEQVLRKAGVEREVVQEAFKIASVIQAVGVTLEAEAVLAE, encoded by the coding sequence ATGTCGCTCGACTCGCTGAAGTCCCGCGTGCCGGACTACGCCAAGGACCTGAAGCTCAACCTGGGCTCGGTCATCGGCAACTCCGACCTCCCGGCGCAGCAGCTGTGGGGCACGGTGCTGGCGACCGCCATCGCCTCCCGTTCCCCGATCGTGCTGCGTGAGCTGGAGCCGGAGGCGAAGGCGAACCTCTCGCCGGAGGCGTACCAGGCCGCCAAGTCGGCCGCCGCGATCATGGCGATGAACAACGTCTTCTACCGGACGCGGCACCTGCTGTCCGACCACGAGTACGGCACCCTGCGCGCGGGCCTGCGGATGAACGTCATCGGCAACCCGGGCGTGGAGAAGGTCGACTTCGAGCTGTGGTCGTTCGCGGTCTCCGCGATCAACGGCTGCGGTATGTGCCTGGACTCGCACGAGCAGGTGCTGCGCAAGGCGGGCGTGGAGCGCGAGGTCGTCCAGGAGGCGTTCAAGATCGCCTCGGTGATCCAGGCGGTCGGCGTCACCCTCGAGGCCGAGGCCGTACTGGCCGAGTAG